GTCTATGGTTCCCCTGCAGCTCAGGCAGGAGGGAGGTGCCTGTGATTTCGCAAGCTACAGGGAAGGCCGGGCACCCCTAAGGGACCCGGCCTTCGTTGTGCCGACGGTTGGAACCGTCCTGCCGTTGCCGCCCCGGACGGGGAAAGGATCTCCTCCCCGTCCGGGGCGTATTGTGGTGAAGCATTCTCTTGCTCGGGTGGATCGAGAGGCCTGTTCTACCGCCGCAGCGCCAGGAGCCCCGGCACAATGAGGAGCAGCAGCGCCAGAGCGGAGGGGCCCATGCTGCAGCCGCCGCCGCTGTCGCCGGTCCCTGTGGGGCTCGGTTCCCCTGTGGGCGTTGCCGCCTGGTAGGTCACGATGGCTACGTCGGTTTCCACGGTTCCCACAACCTGGTCCAGGTCGTAGTCGCCGTTATCCTTCACGCTCAGTGTGATCCCGTCGTCGGTCTCTTCGACATCCAGATCCTCGCTGATGTAGTCGGGATCGAATCCTTTCCAGTCGCCGCCCTGGTTTTTCACCAGCACCTTTGTCCTGGTTTCGGCCTGGGCGGTCATCTCGTTGCCGCCGCCATTGCCGATGGTGAAGCGTGTCTTGTCCGTTCCGGCTTCCAGTCTGGTTTTCACCGTGGTGGCCCGGGTCTTGTCCACATCGCCGTTGATCTCGCCGGAGTCCACCAGCCCCTGGACCTGCTGCTGGACTTCCTCCTTCTCTCCGTCGTCCATGGGCTCGACATCGGCGCTGACCGTGCCGGAATCCTCGTCAGGCGTCACGTCGTCGCTGTCCACATCCTCAGGCTCGGAGCCCGGTACCGGCGTGGGCGTGGGTCCGGAGGTCGGCGTGGCGGTGGGTGCCGTCGTCGGCGTAGGTGTGGCTGTGGGTGGCACAGATGTCGGCGTGGCTGTCGGCGCGGGGATCACCCGCTGGGCTTCATAGGCGCCGATGTCGGCCGTGCCGTCGGCCGGCCAGGGGCGCTGCATGCCGCGCTGGTCCATTGCGGGCGCGACGTCGTTGGATGCGTTGTCGAGCGCGGAGCTGCCGTAGAGAAGTGCGCAGGTCTTTGTGGGTCCGCCGTTGTCCTTCAGCGTGTCCAGCATCGGATCGGCGTTGGTGTTGTGGTCGCCGAAGATATTCGGGGTGCTCATGTTGAGAACACAGTAGTCGGCTGTCGATCCCTGGTCGTCGGAAAGCGTAATGAGGTCAGCCGCTTCATCCCAAAGGATTGAGTTTGTTGTTGTTACGGTAGAGGACTCCGCATAGATTGAATTGCCTTCTTGGCTGGCAGCGTTACCGACGAACGTGCAATTTTTGATAGTGGTTTCACTGCCTTCACGGGCATGAACGGCTCCTCCACGGCGCGAAGCAGAATTGCCGTAGAAGGTGCAATTAACTATGGTTGGATTGCTTGGTGTCGGATCTTCATCCCTGTAGGCGGCAATTGCTCCACCATCATTGGTAGCATGATTATTTTCAAATAGGCACCGCCTGATCGTGCTGTCGCTGGCAGGAACATTTGAAATAGCCCCAGCGAGTTTTCCCGCCGAGTTTCCAACAAAGTAACAATCCTCAATGACAGTATCACTGTCATACCAGTTGCCTATGGCTCCTCCTGAACGTGTATGGGCGGTATTGTTTTCAAAAAGTGAGTTTGAGATTTGAGCGGCTGAACCTGAATTAACCACCGCACCGCCGCCCTGAAGCGCTTCGTTGTTCAGGAATTTACAATAGTTAATTACAGGGGAACACTGGTAATTGTATACTGCTCCAGCGGCCCCTGCCTTATTCCCGTCAAAGACATTATTGGTGATTGTGGCGTCTTTGTCCTTGCAGCAGAGAGCCCCGCCCCCCACCGCGGCCTGGTTGTCCAGAAAGGTGCAACGGCGAATGACAGGTCCGGCCTCGTTTTCGGGATGGTTGTCCTTTACATGAAATGCGACCCCGCCGCCGTCGCCGCTTTGGGCCCTGTTTGTGTGGAAGGTGCAGTCCTCAAGCACCAGATTGCTGTCGTTGTCGAGCAAGCCTCCGCCGCTTTCGTCAGCGGTGTTGCCGATGAAAACGCAACCGGAGAAGTCAGCCGTATAGCAGTGGCTTACCAGCACGCCGCCGCCGTGGAAGGCATTGTTCTCTTCAAAGGTGCACTGTTCTAGCGTTAAATTGCTCCGGTATGCCGAGAGGCCGCCTCCTAAATAAGTGGCATGGTTGTTCTTGAAGACGCAGTTTTTTATGGTCACTGTACTCATATAGGTGATATGGATACCTGCGCCGATTTTGTAATACTCTGAAGAATCCAGATCTGCGTATCCGTCACGGATGGTGAACCCGTCGAGAACCACTGTTCCGTCGTGGTCCTGCGAGCTGGTGTCGGGGTCGTCGATTGTCACCACATGGTAGCTGTTGTCGCTGCTCTCTTCCTTTGTTCCGATGTTGCCGGTGAGGATGGTTTCGTAGTTGCTGACACTCCGGTTCCCCATATCGCCGCCCCGGTTCGGGAAGCCGCCATACAGGGAGACGCCCTCTTTGATCTCAAAGGCGATGGCCCTGTCGTTGCTGGTGGGAGCTCCTTCAACGTCGGTGGGAGAGTAGGTCCCTTCGGCCACCCAGACCTCGTCGCCGGAGATAGCCTTCTGCAGGATGCCCGCCAGATCCGAGGAGGCGTTCTCCCAGCTTGAGCCGTCGCCGGAACCGTCTTCGGTGACGAAGTAGCGGGTGCCTGCGGCGTCGTCGGTGAAGGCCTTGAGACAGACATTGGCGTTGCTGTAGCCGGTGGTCAGATCGGTCCAGGCCGTCCCGTTGCGGGAGATGTAGCTCTGCCCCGCCGACGCCGTGGCGTTGCTGCTGCAGCCCCTGATCGGGCGTTCCACCGTGATCGGGTATTCATAGCCGTGACTGGTGAGCCGCACCACAACGGAGAAATAATCCCCTAATGCGGTATAGGTCGGACTGTCCAGCGGTACCGTCACGTAGCCGGAGTGGTCCAGCGAACCTACGGTGGTCCCGGCCGGAACCCCCTGTCCCGGGCTGACGGGCTCCGCCGGCAGGCCTGTGTAGACGGCGATCTCGTAGTCCGCGGAGGCGCCGTTGTTGTAGAACGAGACGGCCCTGAGACGGCTTCGTTGCCCTCGGCCTGGAAGACATTGGCGAACCAGGCGGTTTCCGAGTCGTACCCGACGGTATCGCAGGCGCCCAGGGGATCGTACTGGTAGATATTGTCGTAGTTGTCGGTCTCCTCCACGGTGAAGGCGGTGCCGTGGTAGATGCCCTTGCTGTGGTAGGAGGCATAGAAGTATCCGTTGTCGCCCCAGTCGGTTCCCCAGCTGTTCCGGACGATCCAGGCGCCGTCCCCCGGAGGCTCCGTGGCGAAGTTCTCTCTGGGGTAGCTGTCGTTCCAGCCGACGATGCTGACGCCGTGGTTGGAACCGCCGGGGTCGTGGTCCAGATAGTAGGCGTGGTGCTTCGCGCTCCAGGCGTCCCCGGAGATGACCCCCGAATCGGGGATCATGGCTTCTGTGGCGTACATGCCGATGCCGATCGCTCCGTAATGCGTGAGGGCGTATTTTGTGTTGTCGGCGTTGATGGGGGGCTGGGGAGCGGAACGGGAGGGGGCCAGGTAGAGGTAGGAGGCATGTTGCAGATGCTTCCGCACCGTCTCGTTGCCGGTGGGGTTGGGGCCGCCGTAAGGAACGGCGCTCTCCCAAACCGGACAGTCCCACCTGGCCAGCACTGCCGTGGCTTGCAGGAAATCGCCGCCGGCGTCGGCCCAGGGTTCACCGGTGTCGTTGTCGAAGGTTGGCGTTCCCTTGTACACCTCGTACCCCAGCTGCCACTCCGAGTAGTTCGCTTTGCCCATGCCCTGTTTCATCACGGAAGACTCGATAGCCGCCTGGGTGGCGAAGGTCCAGCACAGGCCGTAGGGCCTCTGCTCCCGGATGGAGGAGACCTCGCCGCGTTCCCGCAGGTCGTAGGATGCCGGGAAGGTCTGCCGCTGTCTGCCGGATTCCGTCTTGAACATCCGCTGCCCGGCCAGGTGGGAGAGGTCCACCGGCGGAGGGATGTAGCCTGTCGGTCTCTGTTGACCTCCTCTATCGCTGTTCGGGCTGTTGTCACTCTGCTGTTTTTCCAGATAGGCGAGGAAGTCCGGGTTCAAAGGCGCCGAATGCGGTGTGGCCGCAAGGGCCGTTCCGCAGTAGAGCAGGGCCGCCAAAATGAACAATGACGCAATACAGGATCTTTGTGCGAAGGGTCTCATGGTACCTCCTTTCTCGCAACTTTCACGCGGGGTATCCCCACTGCACTCAACAGAATTAATGTATTCAATTTACGTAGCAATCTATGATAACCATGACCACGCACAGAATACCTTCTGTGCGTGGCGGCTGCAAGCCTTCGTTGTGTTCTGAAAGATTCTGTTTTCCGGAATCCGGGAGAGATATGCACGGTGTCGTGCCTTCGGTTTGGAGGTGTGGATCCCGTCGACGTCACCCGATTCGCTTCCGGAGACCATCTTCGGGACCTACTGTTCGATCTTTCCCGTATCCTCTGCTTGGGGGATGGACCGTCGGTGTCCGCCCGCCGGCGTTTTGTGCTACCGTGTATCCCACAATCATGCGGTTCTATCGAGGTGATGCTCTGTGGACAAGGCGGCGGCGGTCCGGGGGTTCTTCGCGGAACGTCCCGATACATTGGTGCTCCTCTCCGGGGGGGTGGACAGCGCGGTGCTCGCTCTCCTGGCCGGAGAGGCGGCCCACAGGGTGCGGGCCCTGACGTTCCGGACGCCGCTGGTATCCGGGGACGAACTGGAGACAGCGGCGGCGGTGGCGGCGCATCTGGGCCTGCGGCACAGCGTTGCGGATGCGGATGTCACCACCGACAGGCGCGTGACCGCCAACGGGCCCGACCGCTGTTACTGGTGCCGCAAAAAGCTCCATGCCAAGGCCTGGGAGGAGGCCCGCCGGCTGGGCTGCAGTACTGTGGCCGGCGGCGTCCAGGCCGATGAGATCGCTGAAGGGAGACCGGGGGTGCGTGCCGCCGCGGAGGACGGCATCAGCCACCCCCTGGCCGAGGCGGGCCTGACCAAGAAGGAGATCCGTTCGCTGGCCCGTGCGGCGGGGCTGCCCAACGCCGACCGGCCGCCGGCGCCCTGTCTGGCCACGCGTTTTCCTCCCGGTGTGTCCATGGATCCGCACTGGACGGGCCGGATCGGGGAAGCGGAGCGTCTCCTGAGGGGCGAAGGGCTGCGGGCGTTCCGGGTCCGCTGGTTTCCCCCTGGCGCGGCCATCCTGGAGGTGGCGCCCCGGGAGATGCCGCTGGTCTGGGAGCGAAAGGGGCGAATCGTGACGCTGCTCAGAGAGGTAGGGTTCCCTGTGGTCTCCCTCGATCTGGAGGGATTGCAGCGCGGCAAGATGGAACGTTTTGCGGAGGTGCCAGACCATGATCCTCGTTGATCCCCAGTGCGGTGTGACGGCGTTCGGCCTGGCGGCGGTGCTGGAGGTCCTCTCTCCGGGAAAGGAGCGGGATGCGCTGGTTCTGCCCGGAGGGGAGCGGTTCGAGCTGGTCTTTGCGTCGGAACGGCGCGGCGGCAGGGAGGTGCGCACCGCTTCGGTGACCGGGAGCGGAACCTCCGATAGAGGCATTGCGATGGAGGAGGTCTCCGCTGCCCTCGGAGAGGACTTGGCCTCGGGCGTGTTGCAGGAGTGCCGGGACTATCTCCGTGAGCTGGCCGAGGTCTACGATGAGGCCGGCGAGGCGTCTCCCGGGGGAGGCTTTTGGATTCAGTCCGCCCTGACGGCGCTGGCCGTGTTCCGCCGGATGGCCGTCCCCGGCCGGACATTCCGTTCCCTCCCTGCGGGTGTCGGCGCCGGTATGGAAGAAGACGGAGCCAGGGTGACACCGCTGCCCTGCCCCACCGTTCTGGAGGTGGCGCGCCGTTATGCCTTCCCGGTGCGCGGTCTTCCCGGAACGGGACGCCGCAGCGACGCGGCGGGGCTGCTCCTCCTGGCGCGGCTCTCTGCCCCTGTGGAGCGTCTGCCGTCGATTGTGCCGGGCAGGCAGGTCTACGGCGCCGGAGTCGGCGGGAGCACGGTGCGCGCCATGGAGCTCCGGGAGGCGGAGCTGGAGGAGGTCTGGCTGGTGGAGGCGGCTCTGGACGACGCCACCGGCGAGGAGATGGGCCGGGCCATCGAACAGATCCAGGAGGCGGCGCTGGAGGCCCACGTGGTCCAGGGGATCGGCAAGAAGGGACGGCCGCTCTATCTGCTGCGGGCCCTGGCGCGGGGCGACCAGCTGGAAGCGGTGCTGGAACGCTACTTCCGGGACACGCCCACCATCGGTGTGCGCTACTGGCCGGTGGGGCGCTTCCGGATGCAGCGGGCCGTCCGGGATGGCGAACTGCTGGTGGACGGTTGCCGCCTGCCCACCAGGGTGAAGATCTCCCGGTTGGGCGATATCCTCAAGGGGAAGGCCGAGGCCGACGATATCGGGCGGTACCTCCGCACCCCGAAGGACGGGTAGACCGAAGAGCCGGAAAGTGTTGCCAATATTCTGGGCAACCCTTGCGTTGAGCAGCGTGGTGTGTATAATAACGTAATAGGTTTGCTATCATGTCCACATACCTGTATAGTTGTATATTCAGCAACCATGATAAAGTTTCTTCAGGGTGACGTCATACTTCAGGGAATGGAGCGCTGCGCTGTATGGACGAACGGGAACTGCGGCTGCTGGCGGAGAAACTGCAGAGCGGGGAGATCACGATCAGGAGCTTTGTGGATGCTCTGAAGGGGCTCCCCTTCAAGGATCTGGGAGAGGTCAAGCTGGATACCCACAGAGCCCTGCGGAACGGCTTCCCCGAGATTATCTACTGTCCCGGCAAGTCGCCTGGACAGCTGGAGCGCATTGCCGCGACCCTCGGCGAGGGGGGAGGCAATGCGCTTTTTTCGCGCATCGACAAGGAGCAATACGAACGGGTGCGTTCGCTGCTCCCCGGTCTGGAGTATCTCGAAAACGCCGGGATGGCCCGGCTCTGGCGGCAGAGGGACGTGGCGGAGAGGGGCCGGGTGCTCGTGGTCACCGGGGGCAGCAGCGATGTCCCCGTGGCCGAGGAGGCGGCCGTCACTGCGGAGACCATGGGCTGTACGGTGCGGCGGGTCTTCGACGTCGGTGTGGCGGGGCTGCACCGGCTGCTGGCCAATCTCGACGCCATCTTTGAGGCCCGGGTCATCGTCGCCATTGCCGGGATGGACGGTGCTCTGCCCAGTGTCGTGGCGGGGATCGCCTCCTGTCCGGTGGTCGCCGTGCCCACCAGTGTGGGATACGGCGCGGCCCTGGGAGGGATCGCGCCGCTGCTGACGATGCTCAACTCCTGCGCGCTGGGTGTGACGGTGGTGAATATCGACAACGGTATCGGTGCGGGATACGCGGCGGCACTGATGGTGGATCACGACTCTACGGGGAGGGAAGGATCGGCTTCATGAATACTGTCCTCTATCTCAACTGTTTTTCCGGTATCAGCGGCGATATGGTGCTGGGCGCCCTCCTGGATATCCTGGGGGAGCGGGAGCTGCAGCCCTTCCTCGAGGGGCTGGCGCTGGAGGGATACGGCGTGACGGTGCGGCAGGCGAAGAAGGCGGGCATCGCGGGACTGGATGTGCAGGTCCACGCCGAGGAGGCCCATCCGCATCGGGGGCTGCGGGATGTGCTGGATATCCTGGAGCAGAGCGAGCTGAGCCCCTTTGTGCAGGAGAAGGCCGGGGCCGCCTTCCGTCTGATGGCCGACGCCGAGGGCGTCGTCCACGGCATGCCGCCGGAGGAGGTGCACTTCCACGAGGTCGGCGCCGTGGATTCCATCGTGGATATCGTCGGCGCCTGTGCCCTGATGGAAGCCCTGCAGCCCGCGGCGGTTGTCGCCTCGGCCGTCAATGTGGGGTCCGGTACAGTGCACTGCGCCCACGGCGAGTTCCCCGTTCCGGCCCCGGCGACACTGAAACTCCTGGAGGGAATCCCCGTCTATGCCAGGGGCGAGGCCATGGAACGCACCACTCCCACCGGTGCGGTGCTGCTGCGGACCTTTGCCGATCGCTACGGACTGCTGCCCCGGGGTGTGGTGGCCGCCACCGGCTATGGTCTGGGCGACCGCGATTCGGACCTGCCCAACCTGCTGCAGGGGGTGTTGCTGGAGGCCTCCGGGCATACCCAGGGCCGGGAGGAACACCACGGCCATCCGCAGGAACACGCCGGGCATCAACACGGCCATCCCCACGAGCATCCCCACAGTCACGACCATCACCACGGAGGGGAACACGACGCCCCGGCAGAGTAAGAGGCGAATCCGGGCTTTCCCCGGCAGCCGATAGATGGAGTCAGCCCGTCTGCGGCGCAGCGTCTGCGTGACGCAACGCGAAAAGCAGCCCCCCAGCGGGGTGTCTGCAGCCGCAGGCGGGGAGGGACATCTCTCGCCCGTCACAGCCCACAATGGTTGGCCTGGGAGATCGGTACGATCTGTTGCCGCTGTCACACCGCAGCGGAACGGTGCGGAACGAGCAGAAAGGGGGTATGGGTGGAGGGAGACATCCCGTCTGACGGAAACAGAAGTGATTGAGCCAAAATGAAGAGTTTCGAATCCCAGGAGGTGTATACGGTAATGCAAAAGGAGATCTATGCCGCCATCGCGGCGTCCAATACCTTTGTAGAGAACACCACAAGCGACCGTCTCGAGGCGATCACCAAGGGCCACGGCATGCTGAACCTCGCCGTCTACAGCGCGGCGAACGCGATGACCGAGGAGATCCTCAACGGCAGGAGCACCAAGCTCTCCGACGCCAATATGGAGTATCTGCCGGTGGACTGCATCATGGACAAGGGGATCGAGGCCGCCAAGGAGGCCGGCGCCGACGCCGCCAACGCGGCGCTGATCGTCGCGGTCTTTCTGAACCTCGCCGGCACCGCCTCCAGAGCAGGCGTCCCGGCGGGGAACCGCAAGCTCGGCTCCATGGCCAGAATGAAGGCCGGTGCGAGCAGAGCCGGTGTCCAGGCGATCCCCACCTCGAAGCTGACCAACAAGATCTCCGCCTTCCCGGCGGTGAAAGCCATCTACGACGCCATCGACAAGGGCGAGATCACCCGCTTCAATGGCGCCGACGTACCGCCCTTCGTGGCAGGCGGCGCCGTCTACGGGCATAGCGTGCTCGGTGAGGACATGATCTATGCCGACATCACCCTGAAGGGGACCAAGGTGGGCGTGGAGGCCATGTTCCGGGCCTACCAGAACGTGGGCATCAACCCCAATCCCTGGCTGTCGGCGGCGCTGGCCGCTGCAGCGACGCTGGAGATCGTCAACCCCGACGGCATGATCGGCGAGGAGTACGGCGAGTTCTTTGTCCAGGGGACGGGCTATCTGGCCGGCAAGGGCGCCGCCGAGGCGGCCGGCTTGCCGGAGAAGCTCCACCTCCGCGGTACCGGCGAGGAGTTCGACACGGCTTCCCTCATCGGTGACCTGGGCATGATCCTCAAGGACGTGGGCGCTCCGACCGTTGTTGGGATGATGACCTTCAACGAGATGATGGCCGCCTTCCAGGAAGGCCCGATGATCGGCGCGGGTTTCGGCGCCGGCCCGGTCAACCCGCCGCTGGCCCATCTGGTGGGGGACTGCATCTGCGCCGCCAAGAAGCTCATCGACACCGAGGGCGACAAGGACGCCGCCGCCGACATGATCCGGGAGATGAAGCTCAACGAGTGGATCGATCCCGAGATCTCGGCCTTCTCCGGCAACACGGTGGCCCACAAGGCCGAACAGGTGCGGCGCGGCCCCGTGACCTCGGCGGTGATCATGGGCACCCAGGGAATCCGCAACAACATGGAGTACCGGCTGGCCAAGTATGCCCTGGACGAGCTTGAAGCCGGCAAGGATCTCAAGGATATCTGCTACGACATCGACGTGAAGCGCCAGGAGAAGGTGGAGCAGCGTACCGGTATGATTCTGGGCGGGCTCTTCGGCAAGGAGATCGGCATCAAGTTCAGTAAGCTGAAGGGCGGCGCCCGCCGCAGCCATCCCTTCGCCGAGACCTTCTGGGGCTTCGACGCCGATATCGACGCCGTTGTCACCGTGGACGGCAAGGAATTCAAGATCGAAGGCCTGTCCCACAAGACGGTGCCCGATGTGGTGCTCAACAAGAAGTCCGACTGGACCATTCCTATCACGGTGGCTTCCGTGGCGGCCCAGGAGCTCATGTACATCGGCTGCTGCACGGTGAACGTGGTGATCCCCGCCGCTGTGGCGGCGACCTCCGGCAAGATGGGCTGGAAGGACGCCGGCAAGTACGCCGAGAAGGGCGCCAGCATCACCAACGCCATCCCCGGCGCCAAGGACAAGGCCCGCGAGGTGGCCCGTCTGGCCGTGCGTCTCATGCAGGATATGGAGGACGTCAAAGAGTAGGAACGCTATGGTGGAAGGAGGGGGCCGGATGGCCCCCTCCTTTGCTGCCTGCAAGAGAGATGGGGTGTCCATGCTACTGCTGGTCAATGCCGACAACATTTCCGGTGAGGGGCTTCCCTACCTGATCGACGGACTGATGGACCGTGGTGCGGCGAGTGTCCATGCCGTTCCGGCCGTTACCAAGAAGGGGCGCAGCGAGTTCCTCTTCTTTATCGATGCGCCCCGGAGCTGTCTGCAAGCCCTGGGGGCCTTTCTGGCGCTGGAGCTGGACACGTTGGGCATGAGGGTCATCGAGCCGGAGCATGTGCCCTTCACGCCCGTACGGCACAGGGTGGTCGGCGTTGCGGCGGAAGGTCTCCGGGGAGCCTCACTGGAGGTGCGCGTCAAGGAGACCCGGGGAACCGACGGCGCGCGTTCCTGCAAGGCCGAGTACGATGACCTGGAGCGGGTGCTGCAGAGCGGCATGGCCGACCCCCCTCTCTCCTTCAAGATCGTGAAGTCCGCCGTGGAGCTTGCCGTCATGAGCGGCGAGCCGGTCCATGTGGGCGGACTGGGTTTTACCCCGCCTGAAGAAACCGAAGGGGCGTAATCCCTTGCCGGGCGGAGAAACGGGAAGGAGCGATGCAGCGGTGAAAAAGATTCTGCTTCAGCTGGATACCGACATACAGCCCAGTGTGTTCGACGCGGTGACGGCCTACGACGGCGGCGCCGACGCCCTCCTGCAGCATGGAGGGATCACGCCGGAGAACGCCGTGCCCCTGGTGCACGGGGTGATGTTCACCCGGGGCGGCGAGAAGTCGAAAAACAGCGCCGTCTTTGTGGGCGGCTCCGATGTGGCCGCCGGCGAGGCGGTGATGGAGGCCGTCAAGGGCGCCTTCTTCGGGCCGGTGCGCAACTCGGTGATGCTCGATTCCAACGGCTGCAACACCACCGCCGCGGCGGCCGTGGCCAAGCTGGTCGGCGTGGCGGACGTGAAGGACCGGAAGGTCGTTGTGCTGGCCGGAACCGGCCCGGTGGGACAGCGTGCGGCGGGCTTCTTCGCAGGCGAGGGCGCCAGGGTCACCCTCACCTCCCGGAGCATGGAGAAGGCACAGAGGGCCTGCGATCAGGTGAACAGGCGTTTCGACAGCAATGTGGAAGCGGCCGAGGTGAACGACGAAGCCTCCACCGCCGCCGTGCTGGAAGGCGCCGTAGCGGTGCTGGCCACCGGGGCCGCCGGAACGATGCTGCTCCCCGAATCGATCTGGAAGGGCCACGCCACCCTGAAGGCTTTGGGCGATCTCAACGCCGTACCGCCTTCGGGGATCGAGAACATCAAGCCCCACTGGAACGGCAAGGATAAGGACGGCCAGATCATCTTCGGCCCCATCGGTGTGGGCGGTTTGAAGATGAAGGTTCAGCGGGAGTGCGTGGCCCGGCTCTTCGGGAGCAACGAACTGGTGCTGGATGCCGGTGAGGTCTACGATATCGTGAAGGAGCTCAAAAACGACTGACCTGCCTGCCTGCCGCGGAGAGGCAGGCCTGGACGTCGGCCCACAGAGGCGCGTGTAGCCGCCGTGTCCCCTGCCGATGCTCCCCTCCTTCTGGTGGGATTCAGCATCAGGGCGATGGCCTGCTCCGCCGCGATCGCGGGATACCGCCGGATCACGGCGGTGGACGCCTTCGGCGACAGCGACCTCCACGGCTGCGCCCGCACCGTCTCCACGGGACGCGATCTGGGGATGCCCTTCTGCGACCAGGCGCTGCGTTCCGCCTGTGCGGGGATCCCGCGGCGCTGGTTCGCCTACGGTGGAGGGATGGAGCATCGTCCCGACCTGGTGGCGGAGCTCGCCGGGGGAGCTGGTCTGCTGGGCAACCCGCCGGAGGTCCTCCGGCGGGTTCGTGATCTCCGGCGGCTCCACCGTGTCTGCCGGGAGGAGGATATCCCCGTACCGGCCACGCTGCACCCTCCGCAGGACAGCTGTCCCAGAGACGGTGCCTGGCTGCGCAAGCGGACCGCTTCGGCAGCGGGGGCCGGTGTGTGCGGGGATGACGGGGGTTCTCTCCGGGAGGGCGAGGTCTTTCAGCGGCATGTCCCGGGGCGGGTGATCTCCTGTGCCTTCCTGGCCGCTCCCGAGGGGGTGCGGCTCCTGGGGGTCACCGAACAGCTGGTGGGGCGGGAGGCCTTCGGCGCTTCGGGGTTTCTCTGGTGCGGGAATGTCACGCCCCTGCCGGGGAAAAGCGAAATGGTGCGGTGGGTTGCGGAGCACTGCCGGCGCTACGCCGGGGCGCTCACCGGAAGGTTCGGTCTGGTGGGGCTGAACGGCATCGACTTGGTGCTTCCCCCCGCGGGACCGCCGGTGCTTCTGGAGGTGAACCCCCGCTTTACGGGCTCTATGGAACTCTTTGACGTTCCGGACAGACCGCTTTTCGGGCTCCACAGTGCGGCCTGTCTGGAGGGGGAGCTGCCTGATGCGGGTCCTTGGGAGGAAGGGGGGCTCTTCAGGGGGAAGGCCGTCGTCTATGCCCGCAGACCCTGCCGTGCCCCCGGTACGGATGAATGGCGCCGGCGGGGGCGGCGGGACATCCCCTGGAAGGGGGACCGTTTCGCGTCCGGTGAGCCCATCTGCACCGTTCTGGCCTCGGCTCCCGATGGGGCGGGCTGTCTGAACGGACTGGAGCGTCAGGCGGAGGATGTCTACCGCGAGATGCTGTGTCTCCGGGATGGTGCGGGCTGATGCCTCTCAGGATTGCCAAGGAAGAGCGGGAAGGAGGAACCAGACCACTATGGCTGATGTGGATACTGCCCGTCGGTTCGTGCTCGTCACGGGACGGACGCCTGGGCAGACCAGAGGGATGCACCGGGGGAAGACCACCGACGAGTACCGGGAGGCCGTCTCGGTGGTGCAGCTGCACCCCGAGGCCCTGTCGGTGCTGGGTGTTCGGGAGGGGCAGACGCTTCTGCTGCGCACCGCCGCCGGCGAGGAAAGCTTCACGGTCCGGACGGACAGCGGGCTGCCCCGGGACA
Above is a window of Synergistales bacterium DNA encoding:
- a CDS encoding ATP-grasp domain-containing protein codes for the protein MSPADAPLLLVGFSIRAMACSAAIAGYRRITAVDAFGDSDLHGCARTVSTGRDLGMPFCDQALRSACAGIPRRWFAYGGGMEHRPDLVAELAGGAGLLGNPPEVLRRVRDLRRLHRVCREEDIPVPATLHPPQDSCPRDGAWLRKRTASAAGAGVCGDDGGSLREGEVFQRHVPGRVISCAFLAAPEGVRLLGVTEQLVGREAFGASGFLWCGNVTPLPGKSEMVRWVAEHCRRYAGALTGRFGLVGLNGIDLVLPPAGPPVLLEVNPRFTGSMELFDVPDRPLFGLHSAACLEGELPDAGPWEEGGLFRGKAVVYARRPCRAPGTDEWRRRGRRDIPWKGDRFASGEPICTVLASAPDGAGCLNGLERQAEDVYREMLCLRDGAG
- a CDS encoding formylmethanofuran dehydrogenase, producing MADVDTARRFVLVTGRTPGQTRGMHRGKTTDEYREAVSVVQLHPEALSVLGVREGQTLLLRTAAGEESFTVRTDSGLPRDMVFVPMGPAANTLVPPETAGCGMPSFKGLAVEVIPQ
- a CDS encoding LarC family nickel insertion protein, which encodes MAPSFAACKRDGVSMLLLVNADNISGEGLPYLIDGLMDRGAASVHAVPAVTKKGRSEFLFFIDAPRSCLQALGAFLALELDTLGMRVIEPEHVPFTPVRHRVVGVAAEGLRGASLEVRVKETRGTDGARSCKAEYDDLERVLQSGMADPPLSFKIVKSAVELAVMSGEPVHVGGLGFTPPEETEGA
- a CDS encoding methylenetetrahydromethanopterin dehydrogenase produces the protein MKKILLQLDTDIQPSVFDAVTAYDGGADALLQHGGITPENAVPLVHGVMFTRGGEKSKNSAVFVGGSDVAAGEAVMEAVKGAFFGPVRNSVMLDSNGCNTTAAAAVAKLVGVADVKDRKVVVLAGTGPVGQRAAGFFAGEGARVTLTSRSMEKAQRACDQVNRRFDSNVEAAEVNDEASTAAVLEGAVAVLATGAAGTMLLPESIWKGHATLKALGDLNAVPPSGIENIKPHWNGKDKDGQIIFGPIGVGGLKMKVQRECVARLFGSNELVLDAGEVYDIVKELKND